From a single Helicovermis profundi genomic region:
- a CDS encoding amidase family protein, with amino-acid sequence MKFDLNPEVDKYLKDQINKQYINPKQGYLNKPLNAEIYEKEIQSMSLLRYNMISKLVEKVSIDNIINLYEKKLVTPREIVIFYIKRIIDQKKLNAIISINPFALEVANSLKESNINKMPLYGVPIVLKDNIATKDDMPNTAGSILLKNSYVSRDSFLTVKLREAGAIIIGKANMSEWANFMTFDSSNGYSSLGGQTKNPYGNFDVGGSSSGSAVAVAANLSPISIGTETSGSLIYPASQNNIFALKPTVGLVSRDLIIPISENQDTAGPMAKNIKDLAKVLNVICAYDERDKKANKYYVKDYTKFINKPIKNLKIGFLEDEFIKNEYREEDQLLLDNIKKLFLNEDIVIEKIGFSEENYNINLMDLMLYEFKIGINDYLKKEEVKSDLSLDKIIKKYTENKKKFAPYGLDILEKSQNNNISKNLYENIKKENTKLSTKVLEDALNKVDAIVTISNYASRVYSCALFPAISIPMGFRNNGEPIGATVISRKFSEDILIKIASFIEKTI; translated from the coding sequence ATGAAGTTTGACTTAAATCCTGAAGTAGATAAGTATCTAAAAGATCAAATTAATAAACAATATATAAATCCAAAGCAAGGCTACTTAAATAAGCCATTAAATGCTGAAATTTATGAAAAAGAAATTCAAAGTATGAGCTTGCTTAGATATAATATGATTAGTAAACTTGTAGAAAAAGTTAGCATTGATAATATAATTAACCTATATGAGAAGAAGCTTGTAACACCTAGAGAAATTGTTATTTTTTATATAAAGAGAATTATAGATCAAAAAAAATTAAATGCTATCATATCTATAAATCCTTTTGCACTAGAAGTAGCAAATAGTTTAAAAGAAAGCAATATAAATAAAATGCCTTTATATGGCGTACCTATAGTACTTAAGGACAATATTGCAACAAAAGATGATATGCCAAATACAGCAGGGTCTATTCTCTTAAAAAATTCATATGTTAGTAGGGATTCATTTTTAACTGTCAAACTTAGAGAAGCTGGAGCTATAATAATTGGTAAAGCAAATATGAGCGAATGGGCAAATTTTATGACTTTTGATTCATCAAATGGATATTCTTCACTTGGAGGACAAACTAAAAACCCTTATGGAAATTTTGATGTAGGTGGGTCTAGTTCTGGAAGTGCGGTTGCAGTTGCAGCAAATTTATCGCCTATATCTATAGGAACAGAAACTTCAGGCTCATTAATATATCCTGCAAGTCAAAATAATATATTTGCGCTTAAACCAACTGTAGGTTTAGTAAGTAGAGATTTAATTATTCCAATATCAGAAAATCAAGATACTGCAGGTCCTATGGCAAAAAATATTAAGGATTTAGCTAAAGTATTAAATGTAATATGTGCTTACGATGAAAGAGATAAGAAAGCTAATAAATATTATGTAAAGGATTATACTAAATTTATTAATAAACCAATTAAAAATTTGAAAATTGGTTTTTTAGAAGATGAATTTATTAAAAATGAATATAGAGAAGAAGATCAATTACTATTAGATAATATAAAAAAATTATTTTTAAATGAAGATATAGTAATTGAAAAAATAGGATTTTCTGAAGAAAATTATAATATTAATTTAATGGATTTAATGTTATATGAATTTAAAATAGGAATAAATGATTATTTAAAAAAAGAAGAAGTTAAAAGTGATTTATCTTTAGATAAAATAATAAAAAAATATACCGAAAATAAAAAAAAGTTTGCACCTTACGGATTGGATATACTAGAAAAATCACAAAATAATAATATTTCTAAAAATTTGTATGAGAATATAAAAAAAGAAAATACAAAACTAAGTACAAAAGTTCTTGAAGATGCACTTAATAAAGTTGATGCAATAGTAACAATTTCTAATTATGCTTCAAGAGTATATTCCTGTGCACTATTTCCTGCAATTTCAATTCCTATGGGATTTAGAAATAACGGTGAACCAATAGGTGCTACTGTGATTTCAAGAAAATTTTCTGAAGATATTCTTATTAAAATTGCAAGTTTTATTGAAAAAACAATATAA
- a CDS encoding Na/Pi cotransporter family protein translates to MGFQIAVGVIGGLGLFLFGMQMMGNGLQKAAGKKLERIIEILTSNKFIGVIVGIFVTGIIQSSSATTVMVVGFVNAGVMKLSQAVGVIMGANVGTTVTGQLVSFKLEHYAPLAVGIGMLFWMTSKKDNVKQIAEIFIGLGILFIGMEFLKDALKPLRGIQAFNDIMISFGHHPVLGVLIGFLLTLTVQSSSASIGMLIALASQGALPLAAAMPILYGDNIGTCTTALISSIGASRNAKRAAIIHLIFNLIGTMLFIFVFTKPIMALVQSWDPNDVARQIANTHTIFNISNVLIQLPFSFMLIKIVMWLVPEREDEKIRTTTTKYIDKRLLATPSIALSNSIRETLHMGNVVKKSYKTSLDSFFNLDKKAVMETFKLEKEINKLEKDITDYLVEVSNCDISDLDRKIIDGLFNSVNDIERIGDHADNIAELSLAAIENKLVFSKKGVEELKVMYEMAMTAYENTLEAIKTGKTDRVLSIIEIEEKVDQLELRAREGHIRRLNHNECSSESGIIFLDIISNIERISDLSANIAKFVLSISTTS, encoded by the coding sequence GTGGGTTTTCAAATTGCTGTTGGGGTAATCGGAGGGCTTGGTCTATTTCTATTTGGTATGCAAATGATGGGAAATGGACTTCAAAAGGCTGCTGGTAAAAAATTAGAAAGAATTATTGAAATTCTTACAAGCAACAAATTCATTGGAGTTATTGTAGGTATTTTCGTTACAGGTATTATTCAAAGCTCAAGTGCAACTACAGTTATGGTTGTAGGATTTGTAAATGCTGGTGTTATGAAACTTTCACAAGCTGTTGGCGTAATTATGGGGGCTAATGTAGGTACTACTGTAACAGGTCAACTTGTTTCATTTAAATTAGAACATTATGCACCTTTAGCTGTTGGTATTGGTATGCTATTTTGGATGACAAGTAAAAAAGATAATGTCAAACAAATTGCTGAGATTTTTATTGGACTTGGAATTTTGTTTATCGGAATGGAATTCTTAAAAGACGCTTTAAAACCGCTTAGAGGAATACAAGCTTTTAACGATATTATGATAAGTTTTGGACATCATCCTGTTCTTGGAGTACTAATTGGATTTTTATTAACTTTAACTGTACAAAGTTCTAGTGCATCTATTGGAATGTTAATTGCACTTGCATCACAAGGAGCACTTCCACTAGCTGCTGCAATGCCAATTTTATATGGTGACAATATCGGAACATGTACTACAGCGTTAATTTCAAGTATTGGAGCTTCAAGAAACGCAAAAAGAGCTGCTATTATTCATTTGATTTTTAACTTAATTGGTACTATGCTATTCATTTTTGTATTCACAAAACCAATTATGGCTCTAGTACAATCATGGGACCCGAATGATGTTGCAAGACAAATCGCAAATACTCATACAATCTTTAATATATCAAACGTTTTAATTCAACTTCCATTCTCTTTTATGTTAATTAAAATAGTTATGTGGTTAGTTCCTGAAAGAGAAGATGAAAAAATTAGAACTACTACAACAAAATATATTGACAAAAGACTTCTTGCTACTCCTTCAATAGCATTAAGTAATTCTATTAGAGAAACTCTTCACATGGGTAATGTTGTTAAAAAATCGTATAAAACGTCCTTAGATAGTTTCTTCAACCTTGATAAAAAAGCAGTAATGGAAACTTTTAAGCTCGAAAAAGAAATAAATAAGCTTGAAAAAGATATTACAGATTATTTGGTAGAAGTATCAAATTGTGATATTTCTGATTTAGATAGAAAAATCATAGACGGTCTTTTCAATAGTGTCAATGATATAGAAAGAATTGGAGACCATGCTGATAATATTGCTGAACTTTCACTTGCCGCAATAGAAAATAAATTAGTTTTCTCTAAAAAAGGTGTAGAAGAACTTAAAGTTATGTATGAAATGGCTATGACTGCTTACGAAAATACACTTGAAGCAATCAAAACAGGTAAAACTGATAGAGTATTAAGTATAATCGAAATTGAAGAAAAAGTTGATCAACTTGAACTTAGAGCTCGTGAAGGTCATATAAGAAGACTTAACCACAATGAATGTTCTTCAGAGTCTGGAATAATATTCTTAGATATTATTAGCAATATCGAAAGAATATCAGACCTTTCAGCTAATATTGCAAAATTTGTTTTATCTATTTCTACTACTTCATAA
- a CDS encoding complex I 24 kDa subunit family protein, with translation MKNNNKYIDELIQKHNFDKTKLLKILLEIQENSEQNYVSKEDIINLSEKLKVPLSQIHEVTTFFSAINTEPKGKYIIQLCDSTVCRLSKNYIAKDELEKELNIEMGGTTKDNLFTLEYVACFGACDRAPAMRIGKKVYGNLDKEKISKIINELRGDLNE, from the coding sequence GTGAAAAATAATAATAAGTATATAGATGAGTTGATTCAAAAACATAATTTTGATAAAACAAAATTACTGAAGATTTTACTTGAAATTCAAGAAAATAGTGAACAAAATTATGTTTCTAAAGAAGATATAATTAATCTTTCAGAGAAGTTAAAAGTACCATTAAGCCAAATACATGAAGTCACTACTTTTTTTTCTGCAATCAATACTGAGCCAAAAGGAAAATATATTATTCAATTATGTGATTCTACAGTATGTAGATTAAGCAAAAATTACATTGCAAAAGATGAGCTTGAAAAAGAATTAAATATTGAAATGGGTGGTACAACTAAAGATAATTTATTTACTTTAGAATACGTAGCATGTTTTGGAGCGTGTGATAGAGCACCAGCTATGAGAATTGGAAAAAAAGTATATGGAAATTTAGATAAGGAAAAAATTTCAAAAATTATTAATGAATTAAGGGGTGATTTAAATGAATAA
- a CDS encoding ABC transporter ATP-binding protein has protein sequence MNDKVLEINDLVIQYITDDGIVEAVNGININLEKGKTLGLVGETGAGKTTTALSILKLIPNPPGKVVSGSIILDGINLMETSEKDMEKIRGEVASMIFQDPMTALNPVITVGDQISEAISIHQSVSNEEANKKAKEMLELVGIPGERMGEYPHQFSGGMKQRVIIAIALSCSPKLLLADEPTTALDVTIQAQVLKLMKDLKLKFKMAMLMITHDLGVVAKVCDDVAIMYAGRIVEQGTLVDIFNNTKHPYTEGLFNSIPNIDDRKAELKPIRGLMSDPYNLPKGCSFCDRCDYAMDMCKTIKPVKVKFSDTHFVECHLYKENKDFKLDKLK, from the coding sequence ATGAATGATAAAGTACTAGAAATAAATGATTTAGTAATTCAATATATAACTGATGATGGTATAGTTGAAGCAGTAAATGGAATTAATATAAATCTTGAAAAAGGAAAAACACTTGGGCTTGTAGGAGAAACAGGAGCGGGTAAAACAACAACTGCACTTTCTATTTTAAAATTGATACCGAATCCACCTGGAAAAGTAGTTTCAGGTAGTATTATTTTAGATGGAATTAATTTAATGGAAACTTCTGAAAAAGATATGGAAAAGATTAGAGGTGAAGTTGCTTCAATGATTTTTCAAGATCCTATGACAGCACTTAATCCTGTAATTACAGTAGGAGATCAGATTTCAGAAGCAATTAGTATTCATCAAAGTGTTTCAAATGAAGAAGCTAATAAGAAAGCAAAAGAAATGCTTGAACTTGTAGGTATTCCTGGAGAAAGAATGGGCGAATATCCTCATCAGTTTTCTGGTGGTATGAAACAGAGAGTAATTATTGCAATTGCACTTTCATGTAGTCCAAAATTACTTTTAGCTGATGAACCTACAACAGCACTTGATGTTACAATACAGGCACAAGTTCTAAAACTTATGAAAGATTTAAAATTAAAATTTAAAATGGCAATGCTTATGATTACACATGATCTTGGAGTTGTGGCAAAAGTTTGTGATGATGTTGCGATAATGTATGCTGGAAGAATAGTGGAACAAGGAACCTTGGTTGATATATTTAATAATACTAAACACCCTTATACAGAAGGATTATTTAATTCTATTCCCAATATTGACGATAGAAAAGCTGAATTAAAACCAATTAGAGGCTTAATGTCTGATCCATATAATCTTCCAAAAGGATGTTCATTTTGTGATAGATGTGACTATGCTATGGATATGTGTAAAACTATAAAGCCAGTTAAAGTAAAATTTTCAGACACTCATTTTGTTGAATGTCATTTATATAAGGAAAATAAGGATTTTAAGTTAGATAAATTAAAATAA
- a CDS encoding ABC transporter ATP-binding protein: MPDIILEVKNLKKYFDTPKGTLHAVDDINFSIEKGKTLGLVGESGCGKSTTGRVILRLLEATDGEIIYKGNNIRNLSASKMRELRKEMQIIFQDPFSSLDPRMTVSEIIEEPIKLNKLIIDKKKRFDRVLELMDLVGLSRRLMNTYPHELDGGRRQRIGIARALALDTKFIICDEPVSALDVSIQAQILNLLKDLQKKLALTYVFITHDLSVVNHFSDDIAVMYLGKLVEKAPAKDLFDNPIHPYTKALLSAIPRPTLDNDDEMIILKGEITSPINPKENCRFANRCNYAESVCMDKEPKLIEVSKGHFVSCHIFNK, from the coding sequence ATGCCAGATATAATTTTAGAAGTAAAAAATTTAAAGAAGTATTTTGATACTCCTAAAGGTACTTTACACGCTGTAGATGATATTAATTTTTCTATAGAAAAAGGCAAAACATTAGGCTTAGTTGGAGAATCAGGATGTGGAAAATCTACTACAGGTAGAGTAATATTAAGACTTCTTGAAGCTACTGACGGAGAAATAATTTATAAAGGAAATAATATTAGAAATTTATCTGCAAGTAAAATGAGAGAACTTAGAAAAGAAATGCAAATAATATTTCAAGATCCATTTTCTTCTTTAGATCCCAGAATGACCGTAAGTGAAATAATTGAAGAACCTATTAAATTAAATAAACTAATAATTGATAAAAAGAAAAGATTTGATAGAGTACTTGAACTAATGGATTTAGTAGGCCTTTCAAGACGTCTTATGAATACTTATCCACATGAACTTGATGGAGGTAGAAGGCAGAGAATTGGCATAGCAAGAGCCCTTGCACTAGACACAAAATTTATTATTTGTGATGAACCTGTATCAGCACTTGATGTTTCTATACAAGCACAAATACTTAATTTGCTTAAAGATTTGCAAAAAAAATTAGCTTTAACATATGTTTTTATTACGCATGATTTATCAGTTGTAAATCATTTTTCTGATGATATTGCAGTTATGTATTTAGGAAAATTAGTTGAAAAAGCACCAGCTAAAGATTTATTTGATAATCCAATTCATCCTTATACAAAAGCTTTACTTTCTGCAATTCCTAGACCAACACTTGATAATGATGATGAAATGATTATTTTAAAGGGTGAAATAACTTCACCAATAAATCCTAAAGAAAATTGTAGATTTGCAAATAGATGTAATTATGCTGAAAGTGTTTGCATGGATAAAGAGCCAAAACTAATTGAAGTATCTAAAGGCCATTTTGTTTCATGTCATATTTTTAATAAATAG
- a CDS encoding DNA-3-methyladenine glycosylase I, whose amino-acid sequence MKRCDWSEVNQLYIDYHDTEWGVPVYDDKVQFEFLVLESAQAGLSWNTILNKRENYRKAYSNFDVEKVSKYDETKINELMNNKGIVRNRKKIEASINNANLFIELQKEFGSFSKFIWSYTQYKPIVNSFEKTEDIPAKTKLSERISKDLKKRGFKFFGPTICYAHMQATGIVNDHITSCFRYLEVQKIK is encoded by the coding sequence ATGAAGAGATGTGATTGGAGTGAAGTTAATCAATTATACATTGATTATCACGATACAGAATGGGGAGTTCCTGTATATGATGATAAAGTACAATTTGAATTTTTAGTATTAGAATCAGCGCAGGCAGGCTTAAGTTGGAATACAATACTAAATAAAAGAGAAAATTATAGAAAAGCCTACAGTAATTTTGATGTTGAAAAAGTGAGCAAATATGATGAAACAAAAATAAATGAATTAATGAATAATAAAGGCATTGTAAGAAATAGGAAAAAAATTGAAGCTTCAATAAATAATGCTAATCTTTTTATTGAATTGCAAAAAGAATTTGGTAGTTTTTCAAAGTTTATTTGGAGTTATACCCAATATAAACCTATTGTTAATTCTTTTGAAAAAACAGAAGATATTCCTGCTAAGACTAAATTAAGTGAAAGAATTTCAAAAGATTTAAAAAAACGAGGATTTAAATTTTTTGGTCCAACTATATGTTATGCGCATATGCAAGCGACGGGTATAGTTAATGATCATATTACTTCGTGTTTTAGGTATCTTGAAGTACAAAAAATAAAATAA
- a CDS encoding cob(I)yrinic acid a,c-diamide adenosyltransferase — MSKGYTHIYTGNGKGKTTAAFGVVLRSIMIDKKVYVGQFIKGMKYSETKLENTFTNLKIEQYGVECFIDSEPLEDDFKRALLGYNYALNALKSCKFDLIVLDEIFIAYFYKMISKDQIINLIESKCQSTELILTGRYCPKELYEFADLVTEMTEVKHYYSEGVLSREGIDC; from the coding sequence ATGAGTAAAGGTTATACACATATTTATACTGGGAATGGAAAAGGAAAAACAACAGCAGCATTTGGAGTTGTTTTAAGGTCAATTATGATTGATAAAAAAGTATATGTTGGGCAATTTATTAAGGGAATGAAGTATTCTGAAACAAAACTTGAAAATACATTTACTAATCTTAAAATAGAACAGTATGGAGTGGAATGTTTTATTGATAGTGAGCCGCTTGAAGATGATTTCAAACGTGCTTTACTTGGATATAATTATGCTCTTAATGCTTTAAAAAGCTGTAAATTTGACTTGATAGTATTAGATGAAATATTTATAGCATACTTTTATAAAATGATTTCAAAAGATCAGATTATTAATTTAATAGAAAGTAAATGCCAATCAACTGAATTAATACTTACTGGTAGATATTGTCCAAAAGAATTATATGAGTTTGCCGATTTAGTTACTGAAATGACAGAAGTTAAGCATTATTATAGTGAAGGTGTTTTATCAAGAGAAGGAATAGATTGTTAA
- a CDS encoding ABC transporter permease, with protein MENTLEKSNSSQLFNTKKRSQMRDVWRRLRRSKTAVLGLILIFLFICLAIFAPLIADYNNGALKMNFHSRLEMPSMEHWFGTDEFGRDIFARIVYGTRISLFVGVISVTIALSFGGFLGSIAGYYGGKIDNVIMRVLDVLLAIPTILLAITIVAALGASILNLMIAVGISNIPGFARVVRAAVLSVKDQEFIEAARAIGARDHTIILKHVLPNSMAPIIVYATLKVATAIMATASLSFIGLGVQPPTPEWGSMLAGGRAYIRDNMYIVLYPGLAIVLTVLSLNLIGDGLRDALDPKLK; from the coding sequence ATGGAAAATACTTTAGAAAAATCAAATTCTAGTCAACTCTTTAATACGAAAAAACGTAGTCAAATGCGTGATGTATGGCGAAGACTAAGAAGAAGTAAGACTGCAGTACTTGGACTAATATTAATATTTTTATTTATATGTTTAGCTATTTTTGCACCATTAATTGCTGATTACAATAATGGTGCACTTAAGATGAATTTTCACTCAAGGCTTGAAATGCCAAGTATGGAACATTGGTTCGGTACTGATGAATTCGGTAGAGATATTTTTGCAAGGATAGTGTATGGAACTAGAATATCACTTTTTGTAGGAGTAATATCAGTTACTATTGCACTTTCTTTTGGGGGATTTTTAGGCTCAATCGCGGGATATTATGGTGGAAAAATTGATAATGTAATTATGCGTGTGCTTGATGTTCTTCTTGCTATACCAACAATTTTACTTGCCATTACAATCGTTGCAGCACTTGGAGCGAGTATACTTAATTTAATGATAGCAGTAGGAATATCAAATATTCCGGGTTTTGCTAGGGTAGTTAGGGCTGCAGTTCTTAGTGTAAAAGATCAAGAATTTATTGAAGCCGCAAGGGCTATTGGTGCAAGAGATCATACTATAATTTTAAAGCATGTTCTTCCAAATTCAATGGCACCAATAATTGTTTATGCTACACTTAAAGTTGCTACCGCAATTATGGCAACAGCTTCACTTAGTTTTATTGGTCTAGGAGTTCAACCTCCAACACCAGAATGGGGAAGTATGTTAGCTGGTGGTAGAGCCTATATAAGAGATAATATGTATATAGTTTTATACCCAGGACTTGCAATAGTTCTAACTGTTTTATCTCTTAATTTGATTGGTGATGGTCTTAGAGATGCACTAGATCCTAAATTGAAATAG